Proteins encoded within one genomic window of Halomonas sp. YLGW01:
- the iolC gene encoding 5-dehydro-2-deoxygluconokinase, with product MQATTTTTRSLDLICLGRVAVDLYSEQVGSRLEDVASFAKYLGGSSGNMAYGTARLGLNSAMLSRVGDEQMGNFVREELERAGVDVSALQVDPERHTGLVLLALKDRDSFPLLFYRRDCADMAIDHAAIDPAFIARAKALAITGTHLSTDTTARACRKALDAAADHGVKRVLDIDYRPVLWGLTSPGDGETRFIADDTVTKDLQAWLPDFDLIVGTEEEFHIAGGSTDTLTALRAVRAVSAATLVCKLGALGCVIIEGEIPAHLEDGILVEGVKVEVLNVLGAGDAFMSGLLRGWLRGEDWQTSATYANACGALVVSRHGCAPAMPTEAELFDYVARRGTVKRPDQDAGLNHLHRVTTRVPKEWPEVCGLAFDHRRQLTDMAREVQADPARIPALKQLLVKAAEEGGRRTGLATPAILVDDVFGQDALNDATGKGWWIGRPVELPSSRPLRFQHGDDLGSRLKHWPREHIIKCLVFYHPDDPVELRLDQEARLRQLYQAACANDLELLVEVIPPNQADIDDQTLARAVQRLYHLGIRPDWWKLPTMSDTAWEAVSQAIEAQDPHCRGVVLLGLDAPMEDMKRGFTAAARHPQCKGFTVGRTLFSAPSRDWLAGTIDDGQLIDRVASNYAELIQAWQQLRSAQPITEDTLS from the coding sequence ATGCAAGCAACAACTACAACTACACGATCGCTGGACCTGATCTGCCTCGGCCGCGTCGCGGTGGATCTGTACTCCGAACAGGTGGGGAGCCGCCTGGAAGACGTGGCCAGCTTCGCCAAGTACCTGGGCGGAAGCTCCGGCAACATGGCCTACGGCACCGCCCGCCTCGGCCTGAACTCCGCCATGCTCTCTCGAGTCGGCGACGAGCAGATGGGCAATTTCGTGCGCGAGGAACTCGAGCGTGCCGGCGTCGACGTAAGCGCCCTGCAGGTCGACCCCGAGCGTCATACCGGCCTGGTGCTGCTGGCCCTCAAGGATCGCGACAGCTTCCCGCTGCTGTTCTATCGCCGCGACTGCGCCGACATGGCCATCGATCATGCGGCCATCGACCCGGCCTTCATCGCCCGCGCCAAGGCGCTGGCCATCACCGGCACCCACCTGTCCACCGACACCACCGCCCGCGCCTGCCGCAAGGCGCTGGATGCGGCCGCCGACCATGGCGTCAAACGGGTCCTGGACATCGACTACCGCCCGGTGCTGTGGGGCCTGACCTCGCCCGGTGACGGCGAGACCCGCTTCATCGCCGACGATACCGTGACGAAGGACCTCCAGGCCTGGCTGCCCGACTTCGACCTGATCGTCGGCACCGAGGAAGAATTCCATATCGCCGGCGGCAGCACCGACACCCTCACCGCCCTGCGCGCGGTGCGTGCGGTCAGTGCGGCCACCCTGGTGTGCAAGCTCGGCGCCTTGGGCTGTGTGATCATCGAGGGCGAGATTCCAGCGCACCTCGAGGACGGCATCCTCGTCGAAGGCGTCAAGGTAGAGGTGCTCAACGTGCTCGGCGCCGGCGACGCCTTCATGAGCGGCCTGCTGCGGGGCTGGCTGCGCGGCGAAGACTGGCAGACCAGCGCGACCTACGCCAATGCCTGCGGCGCCCTGGTGGTCTCGCGCCATGGCTGCGCCCCGGCCATGCCCACCGAGGCCGAGCTGTTCGACTATGTGGCACGCCGGGGCACGGTCAAGCGCCCCGATCAGGATGCCGGGCTCAACCACCTGCACCGGGTCACGACCCGGGTGCCCAAGGAATGGCCAGAGGTCTGCGGTCTGGCCTTCGATCACCGCCGCCAGCTCACCGACATGGCTCGCGAGGTTCAGGCCGACCCCGCCCGTATCCCGGCCCTGAAACAGCTGCTGGTCAAGGCCGCCGAGGAAGGCGGGCGCCGTACCGGTCTGGCCACACCGGCGATCCTGGTCGACGATGTCTTCGGTCAGGACGCGCTGAACGATGCCACCGGAAAGGGCTGGTGGATCGGCCGCCCAGTGGAGCTGCCAAGCTCTCGGCCGCTGCGTTTCCAACACGGGGACGACCTGGGGAGCCGCCTGAAGCACTGGCCGAGGGAGCACATCATCAAGTGCCTGGTGTTCTATCATCCGGACGACCCGGTCGAGCTGCGCCTCGATCAGGAAGCACGCCTGCGCCAGCTCTACCAGGCGGCCTGTGCCAATGACCTGGAACTGCTGGTCGAGGTGATTCCCCCCAACCAGGCAGACATTGACGACCAGACCCTGGCCCGGGCCGTGCAGCGGCTCTATCACCTGGGCATTCGCCCCGACTGGTGGAAGCTGCCGACGATGTCTGATACCGCCTGGGAAGCGGTCAGCCAGGCCATCGAGGCTCAGGACCCGCACTGTCGCGGCGTCGTGCTGCTGGGACTGGATGCCCCCATGGAGGACATGAAGCGCGGCTTCACCGCTGCCGCCCGTCACCCCCAGTGCAAGGGCTTCACCGTCGGTCGCACACTGTTTTCCGCCCCCAGCCGCGACTGGCTGGCCGGCACCATCGATGACGGCCAGCTGATCGACCGAGTGGCCAGCAACTACGCCGAACTGATCCAGGCCTGGCAGCAGCTGCGCAGCGCCCAGCCCATCACAGAGGACACCCTGTCATGA
- a CDS encoding ATP-binding cassette domain-containing protein, protein MKELKPMIEMRNVSKHFGSVIALSDISLKVHSGEVMCLLGDNGAGKSTLIKTLSGVHKPTHGEMLLDGEPVRFKSPAYALDAGIATVFQDLAMIPLMSITRNFFMGREPTVGWGPMKRIDWKYADRIAKQEMSKIGIDVRDPGQPVGTLSGGERQCVAIARAVYFGAKVLILDEPTSALGVKQASVVLRYIAKARADGLAVIFITHNVHHAYPVANAFTLLKRGGSLGSFRKEEITREEVLNMMAGGAELESLDAELAEFQRSDQQQKSQVA, encoded by the coding sequence ATGAAAGAACTCAAGCCGATGATCGAGATGCGCAACGTCAGCAAGCACTTCGGCAGCGTGATCGCCCTGAGCGATATCTCGCTGAAGGTCCACTCCGGAGAGGTCATGTGCCTGCTTGGCGATAACGGCGCGGGCAAGTCCACCCTGATCAAGACCCTGTCGGGGGTCCACAAGCCGACCCATGGCGAGATGCTGCTGGACGGCGAGCCCGTGCGCTTTAAGTCTCCCGCCTATGCCCTCGACGCGGGCATCGCCACCGTCTTCCAGGACCTGGCGATGATTCCCCTGATGTCGATCACCCGCAACTTCTTCATGGGCCGGGAGCCCACCGTGGGCTGGGGCCCCATGAAGCGCATCGACTGGAAATATGCCGACCGCATCGCCAAGCAGGAGATGTCCAAGATCGGGATCGACGTGCGAGATCCCGGCCAGCCGGTGGGCACCCTCTCCGGCGGCGAACGTCAGTGCGTGGCGATCGCTCGGGCCGTGTACTTCGGCGCCAAGGTGCTGATCCTCGACGAGCCGACCTCGGCACTGGGCGTCAAGCAGGCCTCGGTGGTGCTGCGCTACATCGCCAAGGCCCGCGCCGATGGCCTGGCGGTGATCTTCATCACCCACAACGTCCATCACGCTTACCCGGTCGCCAATGCCTTCACCCTGCTCAAGCGCGGCGGCAGCCTGGGCTCCTTCCGCAAGGAAGAGATCACCCGCGAGGAGGTCCTCAACATGATGGCGGGCGGCGCCGAGCTCGAGAGCCTCGATGCCGAGCTGGCCGAGTTCCAGCGCAGCGACCAGCAGCAGAAGAGCCAGGTCGCCTGA
- a CDS encoding TIM barrel protein, with the protein MNQHTRTSPFTLAACAEMLFRDLPVVERVRKLDALGFQVEIWDWTRHDIDALANTGATFSSMTGYIEGSLDDKEGADRLVETARESIAVAKRLNIPRLNLHGTGLDGEGLPVKPADRITGAMWIRAHDTLSRLADLGQQHEVTFVLENLNTQVDHPGVPFARAEDVLELIASVDRPEVRIMLDLYHAQIGEGNLIELMQRCGPYIGEIQVADVPGRCEPGSGEIHYPAIARALDEMGYRGTVGLEGWASGDDEAALGRFRDAFTF; encoded by the coding sequence ATGAATCAACACACAAGGACCTCCCCCTTCACCCTGGCCGCCTGTGCCGAGATGCTCTTTCGCGACCTGCCGGTCGTGGAGCGGGTGCGCAAGCTCGATGCCCTGGGCTTCCAGGTGGAGATCTGGGACTGGACTCGCCATGACATCGACGCACTGGCCAACACCGGGGCCACCTTCTCCTCCATGACCGGCTATATCGAGGGCAGCCTTGACGACAAGGAAGGCGCCGATCGTCTGGTCGAGACGGCCAGGGAATCAATCGCCGTGGCCAAGCGCCTGAACATTCCTCGCCTCAACCTGCACGGCACCGGCCTGGACGGGGAAGGTCTGCCGGTCAAGCCCGCCGACCGGATCACGGGAGCGATGTGGATCCGTGCCCACGACACCCTGTCGCGCCTGGCCGACCTGGGCCAGCAGCATGAGGTCACCTTCGTGCTCGAGAACCTCAATACCCAGGTTGACCATCCCGGCGTGCCTTTCGCTCGGGCCGAGGACGTGCTGGAGCTGATCGCAAGCGTCGATCGTCCGGAGGTTCGGATCATGCTGGATCTCTATCACGCCCAGATCGGCGAGGGGAACCTGATCGAGCTCATGCAACGCTGTGGGCCCTATATCGGTGAGATCCAGGTCGCCGATGTGCCGGGGCGCTGCGAGCCCGGCAGCGGTGAGATTCACTATCCGGCCATCGCGCGCGCCCTCGACGAGATGGGCTACCGAGGCACCGTCGGGCTCGAGGGCTGGGCATCGGGCGATGACGAAGCAGCGCTCGGGCGATTCAGGGATGCCTTCACTTTTTAA
- the iolD gene encoding 3D-(3,5/4)-trihydroxycyclohexane-1,2-dione acylhydrolase (decyclizing) codes for MSTIRLTMAQALVKYLAAQHIELDGEEVPLFAGVFAIFGHGNVAGLGEALYHAQDSLPTYRAHNEQTMAHAAIAYAKAKGRRQMMAVTSSIGPGAANMVTAAALAHTNRLPVLLLPGDTFATREPDPVLQQLEHFNDPTITVNDCFRPVSRYFDRIMRPEQLLTSLPQAIATLLDPEHCGPATLSLPQDVQTFSHDFPERFFARRVHRIRRPAPEPRELDEALQALRKAKQPLIIAGGGVQYADACQALDRFARAHGIPVAETQAGKGALPDTHPQSVGAIGVTGSAASNRLAEQADVILAVGTRLQDFTTGSRALFERDDLTLLALNVGRFDSAKHHALPLSCDAKVGLEQLHASLDAWSADDQWREQAGGLKREWENVVNRVTADGGLELPTDAQVIGAVNRQASDDGTVVCAAGGLPGELHKLWQAAGPGSYHVEYGFSCMGYEIAGGLGVKMARPEREVFVMVGDGSYLMHNSELATSVMLGHKLIVVVLDNRGFGCINRLQHATGGAGFNNLLKDCQTVPEGAPKTDFAAHARALGCQAESVSSIAALEAALQRARQASSTYVIALDTDPLPSTAEGGAWWEVAVPEVSEREEVRKAYRGYVEAKTHQHH; via the coding sequence ATGAGCACCATTCGACTCACCATGGCCCAGGCACTGGTCAAGTACCTGGCCGCCCAGCACATCGAACTCGACGGCGAGGAAGTGCCGCTGTTCGCCGGCGTCTTCGCCATCTTCGGTCACGGCAACGTGGCCGGTCTCGGCGAGGCCCTCTATCACGCTCAAGACAGCCTGCCGACCTATCGCGCCCACAACGAGCAGACCATGGCGCATGCCGCCATCGCCTACGCCAAGGCCAAGGGGCGGCGGCAGATGATGGCGGTCACCAGCTCGATCGGCCCCGGCGCCGCCAACATGGTCACCGCCGCGGCCCTTGCGCATACCAACCGGCTGCCGGTGCTGCTGCTGCCCGGCGACACCTTCGCCACCCGCGAACCGGACCCGGTGCTGCAACAGCTCGAGCACTTCAATGACCCAACGATCACCGTCAACGACTGCTTCCGCCCGGTATCGCGCTACTTCGACCGCATCATGCGCCCGGAACAGCTGCTGACCAGCCTGCCACAGGCCATCGCCACCCTGCTCGATCCCGAGCATTGCGGCCCGGCCACCCTGTCGCTGCCCCAGGACGTGCAGACCTTCAGCCATGACTTCCCGGAGCGCTTCTTCGCACGGCGTGTGCATCGCATTCGTCGCCCGGCACCGGAGCCCCGTGAGCTGGACGAGGCCCTCCAGGCCCTGCGTAAGGCCAAGCAACCGCTGATCATCGCCGGGGGTGGCGTGCAGTACGCCGATGCCTGCCAGGCGCTGGACCGCTTCGCCCGGGCTCACGGCATTCCCGTGGCCGAGACCCAGGCCGGCAAGGGCGCCCTGCCCGACACCCATCCGCAGAGCGTGGGCGCCATCGGCGTCACCGGCAGTGCGGCGTCCAACCGCCTCGCCGAACAGGCCGACGTGATCCTCGCCGTGGGCACCCGCCTGCAGGACTTCACCACCGGCTCCCGGGCGCTGTTCGAGCGCGACGACCTGACCCTGCTGGCCTTGAACGTCGGCCGCTTCGACAGTGCCAAGCATCACGCCCTGCCCCTGAGCTGCGATGCAAAGGTGGGTCTCGAGCAGCTGCACGCGTCGCTCGACGCCTGGAGCGCCGACGATCAATGGCGCGAGCAGGCCGGCGGCCTCAAGCGGGAATGGGAGAACGTGGTTAACCGCGTCACCGCCGACGGTGGCCTTGAACTGCCCACCGATGCACAGGTGATCGGAGCCGTGAACCGTCAGGCCAGCGACGACGGTACCGTGGTCTGTGCCGCCGGCGGCCTGCCCGGCGAGCTGCACAAGCTATGGCAGGCGGCCGGGCCCGGCAGCTATCACGTCGAATACGGTTTCTCCTGCATGGGCTATGAGATCGCCGGTGGCCTGGGGGTGAAGATGGCCAGGCCGGAGCGGGAGGTCTTCGTGATGGTCGGCGATGGCAGCTACCTGATGCATAACTCGGAGCTCGCCACCTCGGTGATGCTTGGACACAAGCTGATCGTGGTGGTGCTCGACAACCGGGGCTTCGGTTGCATCAACCGGCTGCAGCATGCCACCGGGGGCGCCGGTTTCAACAACCTGCTCAAGGACTGCCAGACGGTACCGGAGGGCGCCCCCAAGACCGACTTCGCCGCCCACGCCCGGGCCCTGGGGTGCCAGGCCGAGTCGGTCAGCAGCATCGCGGCCCTGGAAGCGGCCCTTCAGCGCGCCCGCCAGGCCTCGTCGACCTACGTGATCGCCCTAGACACCGACCCGCTGCCGAGCACCGCCGAAGGGGGCGCCTGGTGGGAGGTCGCGGTGCCGGAGGTCTCCGAGCGCGAGGAGGTCAGAAAGGCCTATCGCGGCTACGTCGAGGCCAAGACACACCAGCATCACTGA
- a CDS encoding sugar ABC transporter substrate-binding protein has product MPRLTKLLIASTAAATLMSGLAQADQNRFVMVTHGVPSDPFWTVVKNGAEAAADAVGATVEYRAPSTFDMAKMQQLAQAAVASNPDGLIISFTDEDALGKVVQDATDNGIPVITINSGGDVAAEYGARMHIGQSEYEAGKGAAERMQEMGVEKGLCVNHEQGNQGLDQRCDGFIAGFDGNAEQLATTYDPVEIRNAITAYLNQHRDIGGILTLGTLAADPMMKAMREQGATDMFTLGTFDLSPSILESINQGELDFAIDQQQYLQGYLPVMFLDQYAKNGLLPAGDVPTGPGFVTQENASQVIELSKQGIR; this is encoded by the coding sequence ATGCCACGACTCACCAAGCTCCTGATCGCTTCAACGGCAGCCGCCACCTTGATGAGCGGTCTGGCTCAGGCCGATCAGAATCGATTCGTCATGGTTACCCATGGTGTCCCCTCGGACCCGTTCTGGACCGTGGTCAAGAACGGGGCGGAAGCCGCGGCCGACGCGGTCGGGGCCACCGTCGAGTATCGCGCGCCGTCTACCTTCGACATGGCCAAGATGCAGCAGCTGGCACAGGCGGCCGTGGCCTCCAACCCGGATGGGCTGATCATTTCCTTCACCGACGAGGATGCCCTGGGGAAGGTGGTGCAAGACGCCACCGACAACGGCATTCCAGTCATCACCATCAACTCCGGGGGAGATGTGGCCGCCGAGTACGGGGCCAGGATGCACATCGGGCAAAGTGAATACGAAGCCGGCAAGGGCGCCGCCGAGCGCATGCAGGAGATGGGGGTCGAGAAGGGTCTCTGCGTCAACCATGAGCAGGGCAACCAGGGCCTCGACCAGCGCTGTGACGGTTTCATCGCCGGCTTCGACGGCAATGCCGAGCAGTTGGCGACGACCTATGACCCCGTGGAAATCCGCAACGCCATCACCGCGTACCTGAACCAGCACCGCGACATCGGGGGCATCCTGACGCTCGGGACCCTGGCCGCCGATCCCATGATGAAGGCCATGCGCGAACAGGGCGCCACCGACATGTTCACCCTGGGCACCTTCGATCTTTCCCCCAGCATCCTCGAGTCCATCAACCAGGGGGAGCTCGACTTCGCCATCGACCAGCAGCAGTACCTGCAGGGCTATCTCCCGGTGATGTTCCTCGATCAGTACGCCAAGAACGGTCTGCTGCCTGCCGGCGACGTCCCCACCGGTCCGGGCTTCGTCACCCAGGAGAACGCCAGCCAGGTCATCGAGCTGAGCAAACAAGGCATTCGCTGA
- a CDS encoding MurR/RpiR family transcriptional regulator — translation MTTPQDFAELEAHIARDYPSLSRRLQQTARFLLDHPQEVAFATVAKLADQAEVTPSTLIRFANSFGFKGFSEMQQLFRGRLMDELPNYAERIRAVRTATGETPDSTQLLWEFADANREVLEELPGRINPKDLEQALDLLEKADAVHVMGARRSFVVASYLTYALHHIDKRAFLINGQGGMYREQIRSIGARDVLLLVSYSPYAQESQDAAAEAKERGIPLVVITDSSLSPLTRLADVALIVHEAEVKSFRGLTASLCLTQTLAISLGIRQDQGQETSSTSSSSGS, via the coding sequence ATGACGACTCCTCAGGATTTTGCGGAACTCGAAGCCCACATCGCGCGGGACTACCCCTCGTTGAGCCGCCGGCTTCAGCAGACGGCGCGCTTTCTGCTCGACCACCCTCAGGAAGTGGCCTTCGCCACCGTCGCCAAGCTAGCCGATCAGGCCGAAGTGACGCCGTCGACGCTGATCCGCTTCGCCAACAGCTTCGGCTTCAAGGGGTTCTCGGAGATGCAGCAGCTCTTTCGGGGACGCCTGATGGACGAGCTGCCGAACTATGCCGAGCGCATCCGCGCGGTACGCACGGCCACCGGCGAGACGCCGGACAGCACCCAGCTGCTCTGGGAGTTCGCCGATGCCAATCGCGAGGTGCTCGAGGAACTGCCCGGGCGGATCAACCCGAAGGATCTGGAACAGGCCCTGGATCTGCTCGAGAAGGCCGATGCGGTGCATGTGATGGGAGCACGGCGCAGCTTCGTGGTCGCCAGCTACCTCACCTATGCCCTGCATCACATCGACAAGCGGGCCTTCCTGATCAATGGCCAGGGCGGCATGTATCGCGAGCAGATCCGTTCCATCGGCGCACGCGATGTCCTGCTGCTGGTGAGCTATTCGCCCTACGCGCAGGAATCCCAAGACGCCGCGGCGGAAGCGAAGGAGCGCGGCATTCCACTGGTGGTGATCACGGATTCAAGCCTCAGTCCGCTGACTCGCCTGGCGGACGTGGCCCTCATCGTCCATGAGGCGGAGGTCAAGAGCTTTAGAGGGCTCACCGCTTCCCTGTGCCTGACGCAGACCCTGGCGATCTCGCTGGGCATTCGCCAGGACCAGGGGCAGGAGACGTCCTCGACATCGTCATCATCGGGCTCCTGA
- a CDS encoding Gfo/Idh/MocA family oxidoreductase, giving the protein MTSLHIGLIGTGYMGKAHAIALHAAPRVFDLPAAPVCELLAEVDETLATRKARELGFARATGDWRALVADPRVDVVDICAPNFLHKEMALAAISHGKHVYLEKPMALNDADAAEMVAAAQRAGVKTLVGFNYVRNPATQLAREIIASGEIGEVIHFRGRHNEDYMADPATPHDWHTFRETAGAGALGDLGSHILHMAEYLTGRSITKVCGQLQTVITERPLADGSGMRPVENDDHAQALLRFDSGLIGSIETSRIASGRKMGLAYTVTGTKGAITFDQERMSELKLYQQQGPSGRRGFRTLLIGPDHPDYAAFCPAPGHGLGYNDQKIIEIRDLIEGLAGQKPLTPDFRQARRVNTLIEAIERSHHDGDWVELADA; this is encoded by the coding sequence ATGACATCCCTCCACATCGGACTGATCGGCACCGGCTACATGGGCAAGGCCCATGCCATTGCCCTGCATGCCGCGCCCCGGGTGTTCGACCTGCCCGCGGCACCGGTCTGCGAGCTGCTCGCCGAGGTCGACGAGACGCTGGCGACCCGCAAGGCCCGTGAGCTGGGCTTCGCCCGCGCTACCGGCGACTGGCGTGCGCTGGTAGCCGACCCCAGGGTCGACGTCGTGGACATCTGCGCGCCGAACTTCCTGCACAAGGAGATGGCCCTGGCGGCCATCTCCCATGGCAAGCATGTGTACCTGGAGAAGCCCATGGCGCTGAATGACGCCGACGCCGCCGAGATGGTCGCGGCGGCACAGCGCGCCGGCGTCAAGACCCTGGTCGGCTTCAACTACGTGCGCAATCCCGCCACCCAGCTGGCCCGGGAGATCATCGCCAGCGGCGAGATTGGCGAGGTGATCCACTTCCGTGGCCGTCACAACGAGGACTACATGGCCGACCCGGCCACGCCTCACGACTGGCACACCTTTCGTGAGACCGCAGGCGCCGGCGCCCTGGGCGATCTGGGTTCCCACATTCTGCACATGGCCGAATACCTGACCGGACGCTCCATCACCAAGGTCTGCGGCCAGCTCCAAACCGTGATCACAGAGCGTCCCCTGGCGGATGGCAGCGGCATGCGACCGGTCGAGAACGACGATCACGCTCAGGCGCTGCTGCGCTTCGACAGCGGCCTGATCGGCAGCATCGAGACCTCGCGCATCGCCTCGGGCCGCAAGATGGGGCTGGCCTACACCGTTACCGGCACCAAGGGCGCCATCACCTTCGACCAGGAGCGCATGAGCGAGCTCAAGCTCTACCAGCAGCAAGGACCGAGCGGCCGGCGGGGCTTTCGCACCCTGCTGATCGGCCCGGATCATCCCGACTACGCCGCCTTCTGCCCGGCCCCGGGGCACGGGCTTGGCTACAACGACCAGAAGATCATCGAGATCCGTGACCTGATCGAGGGGCTGGCCGGTCAAAAGCCGCTCACCCCCGACTTCCGACAGGCCAGGCGGGTCAACACCCTGATCGAGGCCATCGAGCGCTCGCATCACGACGGTGACTGGGTGGAGCTCGCGGACGCCTGA
- a CDS encoding ABC transporter permease encodes MKSNATPQAASAPAEPQDERLRKVPFWKLALSRPEFGALAGTVLVLSFFIVAASGTGMFTPSGIVNFLEVAAQLGIIATAAALLMIGGEFDLSIGSMIGLAGILIAIPAVQYGWPLWAAILLAFSCAGLVGWFNGYLVNKTGLPSFIVTLGFLFILRGLAIGISRLLTGRTQIGGVQEHIAGDWFATLFSGEVATGFFTWMATQGWIATNFAGNPTVTGIPVSIVWWLALTAIATWVLLCTPYGNWIFASGGDANAARNSGVPVHRVKISLFMFTAFSATIFACLQVMDTGSADTIRGLLKELEAIIAVVIGGALLTGGYGSAIGAALGALIFGLVQMGIFYTGVNTDWFQVFLGVMLLVAVLFNNFMRKKAMEAK; translated from the coding sequence ATGAAGTCCAATGCAACCCCCCAAGCTGCCAGCGCACCGGCAGAGCCGCAGGATGAACGCCTGAGGAAGGTACCCTTCTGGAAGCTGGCCCTGAGCCGTCCCGAGTTTGGCGCCCTAGCCGGCACGGTGCTGGTCCTTTCCTTCTTCATCGTTGCCGCCAGCGGCACCGGCATGTTCACCCCGTCCGGTATCGTCAATTTCCTCGAGGTGGCCGCTCAGCTGGGCATCATCGCCACCGCCGCGGCACTCTTGATGATCGGCGGCGAGTTCGACCTGTCCATCGGCTCGATGATTGGCCTGGCGGGCATCCTGATCGCCATTCCCGCCGTGCAATACGGCTGGCCGCTGTGGGCCGCCATCCTGCTGGCCTTCTCCTGCGCAGGCCTGGTGGGCTGGTTCAACGGCTATCTGGTCAACAAGACCGGCCTGCCCTCCTTCATTGTGACCCTCGGTTTCCTGTTCATCCTGCGCGGCCTGGCGATCGGCATCAGCCGCCTGCTGACCGGGCGCACCCAGATCGGCGGTGTTCAGGAGCATATCGCCGGCGACTGGTTCGCCACCCTCTTCTCGGGCGAGGTGGCCACTGGGTTCTTCACCTGGATGGCCACTCAGGGCTGGATCGCCACCAACTTCGCCGGCAATCCGACGGTCACCGGCATTCCGGTCTCCATCGTCTGGTGGCTGGCGCTGACCGCCATCGCGACCTGGGTACTGCTGTGCACCCCCTATGGCAACTGGATCTTCGCCAGCGGCGGTGATGCCAATGCGGCGCGCAACTCAGGGGTGCCGGTGCACCGGGTCAAGATCTCGCTGTTCATGTTCACCGCCTTCTCCGCGACCATCTTCGCCTGCCTGCAGGTGATGGATACCGGTTCGGCGGACACCATTCGCGGCCTGCTCAAGGAGCTCGAGGCGATCATCGCGGTAGTCATCGGCGGCGCCCTGCTCACCGGCGGCTACGGCTCGGCCATCGGGGCGGCGCTGGGTGCCCTGATCTTCGGTCTGGTGCAGATGGGCATCTTCTATACCGGGGTCAATACCGACTGGTTCCAGGTCTTCCTCGGCGTGATGCTGCTGGTGGCCGTGCTGTTCAACAACTTTATGCGCAAGAAGGCGATGGAGGCCAAGTGA
- the iolG gene encoding inositol 2-dehydrogenase, whose protein sequence is MQLALIGAGRIGQVHAKAITAHPGVTLAAIADFRPEAAEALAATYASRAMSVEAVFADEHIDAVLIASSTPTHAEYLEQAARSGKAVLCEKPIALGLARTREALEVLESNPVTCALGFNRRHDPQFAALRQAVSEGRIGALETLSIISRDPLPPPAEYVAASGGLFRDMMIHDFDMARWLLDEPITHVQASGSCLIDPAIGEAGDVDTAMVTLTTASGRLCHINNSRRACYGYDQRIEAFGSGGMLQAQNETETRLRFTGEGGQVEEKPHWFFLERYAAAFAREIDDFVTAWQEQRSPLTSAQDGLEALRLAEAAERSLQEGRRIALDDIH, encoded by the coding sequence ATGCAACTCGCCCTGATCGGAGCCGGCCGTATCGGCCAGGTCCATGCCAAGGCCATCACCGCCCATCCCGGCGTGACGCTGGCCGCCATCGCCGATTTTCGACCGGAAGCCGCCGAAGCGCTGGCGGCGACATACGCCAGCCGTGCCATGAGCGTGGAGGCCGTCTTCGCCGATGAGCATATCGATGCCGTGCTGATCGCCTCCAGTACGCCCACCCATGCGGAGTATCTGGAGCAGGCGGCCCGGTCGGGCAAGGCGGTGCTGTGCGAAAAGCCTATCGCGCTCGGTCTGGCTCGCACGCGGGAGGCGCTGGAAGTGCTGGAGTCGAACCCGGTGACCTGCGCGCTCGGCTTCAACCGTCGCCACGATCCGCAGTTCGCCGCGCTCCGGCAGGCGGTGTCAGAGGGGCGCATCGGTGCTCTCGAGACCCTGAGCATCATCAGCCGTGATCCGCTGCCGCCTCCCGCCGAGTATGTGGCGGCCTCGGGAGGTCTCTTTCGCGACATGATGATTCACGACTTCGACATGGCCCGCTGGCTGCTGGATGAGCCCATCACGCATGTGCAGGCCTCGGGAAGCTGTCTCATCGACCCGGCCATCGGCGAGGCCGGGGATGTCGATACCGCCATGGTGACCCTGACCACGGCGAGCGGTCGGCTCTGTCATATCAATAATTCGCGCCGTGCCTGCTACGGCTATGACCAGCGCATCGAGGCCTTCGGCAGCGGAGGCATGCTTCAGGCGCAGAACGAGACCGAGACCCGGCTGCGCTTCACCGGCGAGGGCGGTCAGGTCGAGGAGAAGCCGCACTGGTTCTTCCTGGAGCGCTATGCGGCCGCTTTCGCACGCGAGATCGACGACTTCGTCACCGCCTGGCAGGAACAGCGCTCGCCACTGACCAGCGCTCAGGATGGGCTCGAGGCGTTGCGGCTGGCCGAGGCCGCGGAACGCTCGCTGCAGGAAGGTCGGCGCATCGCCCTGGATGACATTCACTGA